The following proteins come from a genomic window of Helicobacter sp. MIT 99-5507:
- the rpsL gene encoding 30S ribosomal protein S12, with translation MPTINQLIRNERKKISKQSKSPALMECPQRRGVCTRVYTTSPKKPNSALRKVAKVKLTSKIEVISYIPGEGHNLQEHSIVLVRGGRVKDLPGVKYHIVRGALDTAGVAKRTVSRSKYGAKRAKAESKK, from the coding sequence GTGCCAACTATAAATCAGTTAATAAGAAATGAAAGAAAAAAGATTTCTAAACAATCAAAGTCGCCAGCTTTGATGGAATGTCCGCAAAGAAGAGGTGTTTGTACCCGTGTTTATACAACTTCACCTAAAAAACCTAACTCAGCTTTAAGAAAAGTTGCAAAAGTAAAACTTACAAGCAAAATAGAAGTTATTAGCTATATTCCTGGTGAGGGACATAATTTGCAAGAGCACTCTATTGTTTTAGTTAGAGGTGGGAGAGTTAAAGACTTGCCAGGTGTTAAGTATCATATAGTTAGAGGTGCTCTTGATACAGCTGGTGTTGCTAAAAGAACGGTATCTAGAAGTAAGTATGGTGCTAAAAGGGCAAAGGCAGAATCTAAGAAATAA
- a CDS encoding DNA-directed RNA polymerase subunit beta/beta', whose amino-acid sequence MPTTIKSGNRIRLNFAKTQEELPIPDLLQLQRNSYDSFISTDNPEDSGINKVFKSVFPIHDTQNRLSLEYAGCEYGKPKYTVREAMERGITYSIPLKIKVRLILHERDEATGNKIGVQDVKEQSIYVREIPLMTDKTSFIINGVERVVVNQLYRSPGVIFKEEESATSSNKLIYTGQIIPDRGSWLHFEYDTKDVLFVRINKRRKVLVTILLRALGYNKQDIIRIFYPLLDVQYEKGSYLIPFNPNDFTSGKVSFDIKDKNGAVIVQAGKKLSVKKANELKEKGLDWIIYPIETLQDRYFAEPVVDKNSGEIIFDTLTQIDDTKLKHLAELKINKFKVINDAASGYDLSIINSFMADVESLKLLKQTEKIDDENDLAAIRIYKVMKPGDPVTKDVAKNFVQQLFFDPERYDLTKVGRMKMNHKLGLDIPSYVTTLTREDILETIKYLIKVKNGFGRIDDRDHLGNRRIRAIGELLANELHTGLLKMQKVIRDKLASTNTDIETIMPHELINSKTITSTILEFFTGGQLSQFMDQTNPLSEITHKRRLSALGEGGLVKERVGFEARDVHPTHYGRICPIETPEGQNIGLINTLSTFTKVNDLGFIEAPYKKVVNGKVTNEVLYITASQEEGLVIAPASTKLNKDGVIEEDLIEVRKDGEILLSEKGKVDLIDLNPRMLVGVAASLIPFLEHDDANRALMGSNMQRQSVPLLKPDAPVVGTGIESIVARDSYEAIKATRDGIVELVDSRNIYIMGEDDNGAYINHYSLQKNLRTNQNTSFSQVPIVKKGDMVKAGQVIADGASMDSGELALGKNIKVAFMPWNGYNFEDAIVVSDKLIREDAFTSIHIYEKEIEARELKHGTEEITADIPQVKEEEIEHLDISGIVKIGTYVKGGMILVGKVSPKSEAKPTPEERLLRAIFGEKAGHVVNKSLYCPPSLEGVVVDVKIFTKKGYAKDSRAIKSYEDDKNRLESEHRDKMAMLDKEETLRVVSLLGKEKLSSAANVNDKKYKKGDIVDKDNIAIVGRFGLNTLIKSYSKEVRDKYEQIKNNFAEQKRILGEEYQEKISILEKDDILPSGVVKKVKVYIATKRKLKVGDKMAGRHGNKGIVSTIVPEVDMPYTSDGQSVEIVLNPLGVPSRMNIGQILETHLGLVGKKLGNDIQEIFNANKATFIADLRSKMLQIVDVVNKPEISSFIKSLSDDELTNYARDWSKGVRFATPVFDGVDENTFKKLFELAKIDMDGKTELYDGKTGEKMKERVNVGYMYILKLHHLVDEKVHARSTGPYSLVTQQPVGGKALFGGQRFGEMEVWALEAYGASHTLKEMLTIKSDDIDGRYNAYKAITSNKPVGESEIPQTFYVLTKELQSLALDVVVYDKENNQIPLLEENLNKDSKTRKDFSSLQLVLASPETIRSWSYGEVKKPETINYRTLKPERDGLFCAKIFGPVRDYECICGKYKKKRFKDTVMVCEKCGVEITSSKVRRSRMGHIELVTPVAHIWYVNSLPSRIGTLLGVKMKDLERVLYYEAYIVKNPGDAYYDNEGTKPVLKYDILNQEQYDSLYKRFEYTNFIAEMGGSAVKELLEELDIVDLRVALKEEYENTKSEAKRKSIAKRLKVVESFINSKSKPEHMMLTMLPVLPPDLRPLVTLDGGKFAVSDVNDLYRRVINRNQRLKRLMELDSPEIIVRNEKRMLQEAVDALFDNGRNANAVKGVNKRPLKSLSEIIKGKQGRFRQNLLGKRVDFSGRSVIVVGPNLRMDQCGLPKNMALELFKPHLLAKLEEKGYATTLKQANQMIEHKKDEVWECLSDIVKGYPVLLNRAPTLHKQSIQAFHPKLIEGKAIQLHPLVCSAFNADFDGDQMAVHVPLSQEAITECKILMLSSINILLPASGKAIVAPSQDMVLGLYYISLMKNDVKGQHKLFGNINEIMIAIDSDELDINAKIRTYLDGRMIYTTAGRMILHSILPDGVPIDLWNRIMKKKDIGNLIDYVNKESGLSTMARFLDDLKDLGFRYATKAGISISAYDVLVPSDKQNIIDEAKKKVKNIQSQFDSGLLTEQERYNKIIDIWTDTSNSMSKDMMKLIESNKDGFNSIYMMADSGARGSVAQIRQLSAMRGLMAKPDGTIIETPIISNFKEGLNVLEYFTSTHGARKGLADTALKTANAGYLTRKLIDVSQNVKIVMEDCGTHEGVEISDITVGSELIEPLEERIIGRVLAENVVDSITNEILLIEGTLIDENMAKKIKEAEVKSVIIRTPVTCKAEKGVCAKCYGLNLGSGKMVNIGEAVGVIAAQSIGEPGTQLTLRTFHVGGTASRSQEERQVVAEKEGFIRFHNIQTYTNKQGKTIVVNRRNAAILVVEPKVKAPFDGVVKVENIHDETVVSIIGKKETARFMVRKNDVAKQNELAGVSGNIEGKLFIAHGDGYNIKKDGSIIEVIKDGWNIPHRIPYASELNVEDNAPISQNIFAKEKGILKIYKLVGDSLERIRNIKKGHKIKEKGIFAIIADENDREAARHYLARGSMMEVDDNTEIDFQTLIASPESSEQKIIAQWDPYIVPVISEFEGVVSFENIISGLTATEQVDDITGQRNLVINEYIPSGYKPAIIVTTADGESHRYPVDPKTAIAVDDGSNVYVADILAKAPKAIAKSKDITGGLPRVSELFEARKPKDPAILAEIDGYISFGKQQRGKETLIITATDGRFNEYLIDKNKQILVHEGEFVHAGESITDGVVSSHDILRILGEKELHKYIVSEVQQVYRRQGVAIADKHIEIIVSQMLRQVKIVDSGDTRFIKDDIVSRRVFKEENEQYIKLGGEPAIAEPILLGITRAAIGSDSIISAASFQETTKVLTEASIAAKVDTLKDLKENVVLGRMIPVGTGIYKDKIFRVKSVES is encoded by the coding sequence ATGCCAACAACAATTAAATCAGGAAATAGAATACGATTAAATTTTGCTAAGACTCAAGAAGAACTACCAATTCCAGATTTATTGCAACTACAACGCAATAGTTATGATTCATTTATATCTACTGATAATCCTGAGGATAGTGGGATAAATAAAGTCTTTAAATCTGTATTTCCTATTCATGATACACAAAATAGATTAAGTCTTGAATATGCTGGCTGTGAATATGGAAAGCCAAAATATACAGTTAGAGAAGCTATGGAGCGAGGTATTACCTATTCTATACCATTAAAAATAAAAGTTAGACTTATATTGCATGAAAGAGATGAAGCTACTGGTAATAAAATAGGTGTGCAAGATGTAAAAGAGCAAAGTATTTATGTAAGAGAAATACCATTAATGACAGATAAAACTTCATTTATTATAAATGGTGTTGAGAGAGTTGTTGTTAATCAGCTATATAGAAGTCCGGGGGTTATTTTCAAAGAAGAAGAATCTGCCACTTCATCAAATAAGCTTATATATACAGGACAAATTATACCAGATAGAGGTTCTTGGCTGCATTTTGAATATGACACAAAAGATGTGCTATTTGTAAGAATTAATAAAAGAAGAAAAGTACTTGTGACGATTTTATTACGTGCCTTAGGCTACAATAAGCAAGATATCATTAGAATCTTTTATCCACTTCTTGATGTGCAATATGAAAAAGGCTCATATTTGATTCCATTTAACCCTAATGATTTTACAAGTGGAAAAGTTAGTTTTGATATTAAAGATAAAAATGGTGCAGTTATTGTTCAAGCTGGTAAAAAATTAAGTGTAAAAAAAGCAAATGAGTTAAAAGAAAAAGGATTAGATTGGATTATATATCCTATCGAAACACTTCAGGATAGATATTTTGCAGAACCAGTAGTTGATAAAAATAGTGGAGAAATTATATTTGATACATTAACTCAAATAGATGATACAAAATTAAAACATCTAGCAGAATTGAAAATTAACAAATTTAAGGTTATTAATGATGCAGCATCAGGGTATGACTTATCTATAATCAATTCATTTATGGCAGATGTAGAATCTCTAAAGTTATTAAAACAAACAGAGAAAATTGATGATGAAAACGATCTTGCTGCTATTAGAATCTATAAAGTTATGAAGCCAGGAGATCCTGTAACAAAAGATGTTGCTAAGAATTTTGTTCAGCAGTTATTCTTTGATCCAGAGCGATATGATTTAACAAAAGTTGGTAGAATGAAGATGAATCATAAGCTAGGATTAGATATACCTAGTTATGTTACAACTCTAACAAGAGAGGATATTTTAGAGACCATTAAATATTTAATTAAAGTAAAAAATGGTTTTGGAAGAATCGATGATAGAGATCATTTAGGTAATAGAAGGATTAGGGCTATTGGTGAGTTGTTAGCAAATGAATTGCATACAGGTTTATTGAAAATGCAAAAAGTTATTAGAGATAAGCTTGCTAGCACAAATACAGATATAGAAACTATTATGCCACATGAATTAATCAATTCAAAGACCATAACAAGCACTATTTTAGAATTTTTTACAGGTGGGCAATTATCTCAATTTATGGATCAGACAAATCCATTATCAGAAATAACACACAAAAGAAGGCTGTCAGCCCTTGGTGAAGGTGGATTGGTAAAAGAAAGAGTTGGTTTTGAAGCTCGTGATGTTCATCCAACTCATTATGGTAGAATCTGCCCTATCGAAACACCGGAAGGTCAAAATATTGGTCTTATAAATACATTATCTACATTTACTAAAGTTAATGATTTAGGATTTATTGAAGCACCTTATAAAAAAGTAGTTAATGGAAAAGTAACAAATGAAGTCTTGTATATTACAGCATCTCAAGAGGAAGGTTTAGTTATTGCCCCAGCAAGCACTAAATTAAATAAAGATGGTGTTATTGAAGAAGATTTGATTGAAGTCAGAAAAGATGGAGAGATATTATTAAGTGAAAAAGGTAAAGTAGATTTAATAGATCTTAATCCAAGAATGCTTGTTGGTGTTGCTGCTTCTCTTATTCCATTTTTAGAGCATGATGATGCAAATAGAGCACTTATGGGTTCAAATATGCAACGTCAATCTGTGCCATTACTAAAACCTGATGCTCCTGTTGTTGGCACTGGAATTGAAAGTATTGTAGCAAGAGATTCTTATGAGGCTATAAAGGCTACAAGAGATGGTATAGTAGAGCTTGTAGATAGTAGAAATATATATATTATGGGTGAAGATGACAATGGTGCTTATATAAATCATTATTCATTACAAAAAAATCTTCGCACAAATCAAAATACATCTTTTTCACAAGTGCCAATCGTAAAAAAAGGTGATATGGTAAAAGCTGGTCAAGTTATCGCTGATGGTGCTAGTATGGATAGTGGCGAGCTTGCACTTGGAAAAAATATCAAAGTGGCATTTATGCCTTGGAATGGATATAACTTCGAAGATGCTATTGTTGTTAGTGATAAATTGATTAGAGAAGATGCTTTTACGTCTATACATATTTATGAAAAAGAAATTGAAGCAAGGGAATTAAAGCATGGCACTGAAGAAATTACTGCTGATATTCCACAAGTAAAAGAAGAAGAAATAGAACATCTTGATATTAGCGGTATTGTAAAAATTGGGACATATGTAAAAGGTGGGATGATATTAGTTGGAAAAGTTTCACCAAAAAGTGAAGCAAAGCCAACCCCAGAAGAAAGATTGCTTAGAGCTATTTTTGGTGAAAAAGCAGGACATGTTGTAAATAAGTCTTTATATTGTCCGCCATCATTAGAAGGTGTCGTTGTTGATGTAAAAATATTTACAAAAAAAGGATATGCAAAAGATAGTAGAGCAATCAAGTCTTATGAAGATGACAAAAATCGACTTGAGAGTGAGCATAGAGATAAAATGGCTATGCTTGATAAAGAAGAGACACTAAGAGTTGTATCATTGTTAGGCAAAGAAAAGCTTTCATCTGCTGCAAATGTAAATGATAAAAAATACAAAAAAGGTGATATTGTAGATAAAGATAATATCGCTATTGTTGGTAGATTTGGACTAAATACTCTTATAAAAAGTTATTCAAAAGAAGTAAGGGATAAATATGAGCAAATCAAGAACAACTTTGCAGAACAAAAGAGAATCTTAGGTGAAGAGTATCAAGAAAAAATATCTATTTTAGAAAAAGATGATATTTTACCAAGCGGTGTTGTAAAAAAAGTAAAAGTATATATTGCTACTAAACGAAAGCTGAAAGTCGGCGATAAGATGGCAGGGCGACACGGAAATAAAGGTATTGTATCTACAATAGTTCCTGAAGTTGATATGCCTTATACTTCTGATGGTCAAAGTGTTGAGATTGTATTAAACCCTCTTGGTGTTCCTTCTCGTATGAATATAGGACAGATTTTAGAGACACATTTAGGGCTTGTAGGTAAAAAGTTAGGAAATGATATACAAGAGATATTTAATGCAAATAAAGCTACATTTATAGCTGATTTGAGATCTAAAATGCTTCAAATTGTAGATGTTGTAAATAAGCCAGAAATTAGTAGTTTTATTAAATCATTAAGTGATGATGAACTTACTAATTATGCTAGAGATTGGAGCAAGGGTGTTAGATTTGCAACTCCTGTATTTGATGGTGTAGATGAAAATACATTTAAAAAATTATTTGAATTAGCAAAAATCGATATGGATGGCAAAACTGAGCTTTACGATGGAAAAACTGGTGAGAAGATGAAAGAACGTGTAAATGTTGGATATATGTATATCTTAAAACTTCATCACCTTGTTGATGAAAAGGTTCATGCAAGAAGCACAGGACCTTATAGCCTTGTTACACAGCAACCAGTTGGTGGTAAAGCACTATTTGGAGGACAAAGATTTGGTGAGATGGAAGTATGGGCATTAGAAGCATATGGCGCATCTCATACATTAAAAGAAATGCTAACTATCAAATCAGATGATATTGATGGTAGATACAATGCATATAAAGCTATTACTAGTAATAAACCAGTTGGAGAATCTGAGATTCCGCAAACTTTTTATGTTCTTACAAAAGAGCTTCAATCGCTTGCTCTTGATGTAGTGGTGTATGATAAAGAGAATAATCAGATTCCATTACTAGAAGAAAATTTAAATAAAGATTCTAAAACAAGAAAGGATTTTTCATCTCTTCAGTTAGTTTTAGCAAGTCCAGAGACAATAAGAAGCTGGAGTTATGGTGAGGTTAAAAAACCAGAAACAATTAATTATAGGACTCTAAAACCAGAGCGAGATGGCTTATTTTGTGCAAAAATCTTTGGACCAGTTAGAGATTATGAATGTATTTGTGGAAAATACAAAAAGAAAAGATTCAAAGATACAGTTATGGTGTGTGAGAAATGTGGTGTTGAAATCACTAGCTCAAAAGTTCGAAGAAGTCGTATGGGGCATATTGAACTAGTTACACCAGTTGCACATATTTGGTATGTAAATTCACTTCCAAGTAGAATCGGGACATTACTTGGTGTTAAAATGAAAGACTTAGAGCGAGTTCTTTATTATGAAGCATATATTGTTAAGAATCCAGGTGATGCTTACTACGATAATGAGGGGACAAAACCTGTATTAAAATATGATATTTTAAATCAAGAGCAATATGATAGCTTGTATAAGAGATTTGAATACACTAATTTTATTGCAGAAATGGGCGGTAGTGCTGTAAAAGAATTGTTAGAAGAACTTGATATTGTTGATCTTAGAGTGGCATTAAAAGAAGAATATGAAAATACAAAATCTGAAGCAAAAAGAAAGAGTATTGCTAAGAGGTTAAAAGTAGTTGAAAGCTTTATTAATTCCAAATCAAAACCAGAGCATATGATGCTTACAATGCTACCTGTATTACCACCTGATTTGCGACCGCTTGTTACTTTAGATGGTGGAAAATTTGCAGTTAGTGATGTAAATGATTTGTATAGAAGAGTTATAAATAGAAATCAAAGATTAAAAAGACTTATGGAGTTAGATTCTCCAGAGATTATTGTTAGAAATGAAAAAAGAATGTTACAAGAAGCAGTAGATGCTCTATTTGATAATGGTAGAAATGCAAATGCTGTAAAAGGTGTAAATAAACGACCTCTAAAATCTCTATCTGAAATAATAAAAGGTAAGCAAGGTAGATTTAGACAGAATCTTCTTGGCAAGAGAGTGGATTTCTCTGGAAGAAGTGTTATTGTTGTAGGTCCAAATCTAAGGATGGATCAATGTGGATTGCCAAAAAATATGGCTTTAGAGTTGTTTAAACCACACTTATTGGCAAAACTTGAAGAAAAAGGCTATGCAACAACTCTAAAACAAGCAAATCAAATGATAGAGCATAAAAAAGATGAAGTTTGGGAATGTTTATCGGATATTGTAAAAGGCTATCCTGTTCTTTTAAATAGAGCACCAACGCTTCACAAGCAAAGTATTCAGGCTTTTCATCCTAAATTAATCGAAGGAAAAGCAATACAATTGCATCCACTTGTTTGTTCGGCATTTAATGCTGACTTTGATGGTGACCAAATGGCTGTTCATGTTCCATTGTCTCAAGAAGCAATCACAGAATGTAAGATTTTAATGCTAAGCTCAATTAATATTTTACTTCCTGCAAGCGGTAAAGCAATCGTTGCACCAAGTCAAGATATGGTTTTGGGTCTTTATTATATATCATTAATGAAAAATGATGTTAAAGGGCAGCATAAATTATTTGGCAATATTAATGAAATAATGATTGCAATTGATAGTGATGAATTAGATATTAATGCAAAAATTAGAACATATTTAGATGGAAGAATGATTTATACAACAGCAGGTAGAATGATACTTCACTCTATACTTCCTGATGGAGTTCCAATTGATTTGTGGAATAGAATCATGAAGAAAAAAGATATAGGTAATCTAATAGATTATGTAAATAAAGAGAGTGGATTATCTACAATGGCAAGATTCTTAGATGATTTAAAAGATTTAGGTTTTAGATATGCTACAAAAGCTGGTATTTCTATTTCTGCTTATGATGTTTTAGTGCCTAGTGATAAGCAAAATATTATTGATGAAGCTAAGAAAAAAGTAAAAAATATTCAATCACAATTTGATAGTGGTTTATTGACAGAGCAAGAAAGATACAATAAAATCATTGATATTTGGACTGATACAAGTAATTCTATGAGTAAAGATATGATGAAGCTTATAGAATCTAATAAAGATGGATTTAATTCAATTTATATGATGGCAGATTCTGGTGCTAGAGGCAGTGTTGCGCAAATTAGACAGCTTTCTGCTATGAGAGGCTTGATGGCAAAACCGGATGGAACTATTATTGAAACGCCAATTATTTCAAACTTTAAAGAAGGATTGAATGTTTTAGAGTATTTCACATCAACTCATGGAGCTAGAAAAGGGCTAGCAGATACTGCGCTTAAAACTGCAAATGCTGGTTATCTAACAAGAAAGTTAATCGATGTTAGCCAAAATGTTAAGATTGTAATGGAAGATTGTGGAACACATGAGGGTGTAGAGATATCAGATATTACCGTTGGAAGCGAGTTAATCGAACCATTAGAAGAGAGAATTATAGGTAGAGTATTGGCTGAAAATGTTGTAGATTCTATTACAAATGAGATTCTGCTTATTGAGGGCACTTTAATTGATGAAAATATGGCAAAAAAGATCAAAGAAGCAGAGGTAAAATCTGTAATCATTAGAACTCCTGTTACTTGTAAGGCAGAAAAAGGTGTTTGTGCTAAATGTTATGGATTAAATCTTGGTAGCGGTAAAATGGTAAATATTGGTGAGGCTGTTGGTGTTATCGCAGCCCAATCAATTGGTGAGCCAGGGACACAGCTTACACTTAGGACATTCCATGTCGGTGGAACAGCATCAAGATCACAAGAAGAAAGACAGGTTGTTGCAGAGAAAGAAGGATTTATTAGATTCCACAATATACAAACTTACACCAATAAGCAAGGCAAAACAATTGTTGTAAATAGAAGAAATGCAGCAATTCTTGTTGTTGAGCCAAAAGTAAAAGCTCCATTTGATGGTGTAGTAAAAGTGGAAAATATTCACGATGAAACTGTAGTAAGCATTATTGGCAAAAAAGAGACTGCAAGATTCATGGTTAGAAAAAATGATGTTGCAAAACAAAATGAATTAGCAGGTGTTAGCGGTAATATAGAAGGTAAGTTATTTATTGCTCATGGTGATGGTTATAATATCAAAAAAGATGGAAGTATTATTGAGGTTATTAAAGATGGTTGGAATATACCACATAGAATCCCGTATGCAAGTGAATTAAATGTTGAAGATAATGCCCCAATTTCACAAAATATTTTTGCAAAAGAAAAAGGTATATTAAAGATATACAAGCTAGTTGGAGATAGCCTAGAGAGAATAAGAAATATCAAAAAAGGTCATAAAATCAAAGAAAAAGGTATTTTTGCAATCATTGCTGATGAAAATGATAGAGAAGCAGCAAGACATTATTTAGCTCGTGGTTCAATGATGGAGGTTGATGATAATACAGAAATTGATTTTCAAACACTTATTGCATCTCCTGAATCTAGCGAACAAAAAATAATTGCACAATGGGATCCTTATATTGTGCCTGTTATATCAGAATTTGAAGGTGTTGTGAGTTTTGAAAATATTATATCTGGACTTACAGCAACAGAGCAAGTTGATGATATTACAGGGCAAAGAAATCTTGTGATTAATGAATATATACCTAGTGGATATAAGCCAGCTATCATTGTTACAACAGCAGATGGAGAATCTCATAGATATCCAGTAGATCCAAAAACTGCTATTGCTGTTGATGATGGAAGCAATGTTTATGTTGCTGATATTTTAGCCAAGGCTCCAAAAGCTATTGCTAAATCAAAAGATATTACTGGAGGTCTTCCAAGAGTTTCAGAATTATTTGAAGCAAGAAAGCCAAAAGATCCAGCGATATTAGCAGAGATTGATGGATATATTAGCTTTGGTAAGCAACAAAGAGGAAAAGAAACATTGATAATTACTGCAACTGATGGTAGATTTAATGAGTATTTGATAGATAAAAATAAGCAGATTCTAGTGCATGAAGGTGAATTTGTCCATGCAGGAGAATCTATCACTGATGGAGTTGTATCAAGCCATGATATTCTTAGAATCTTAGGTGAAAAAGAACTTCATAAATATATAGTTAGTGAAGTCCAACAAGTATATAGAAGACAGGGTGTTGCTATTGCAGATAAACATATTGAGATAATAGTTTCACAAATGTTAAGACAGGTAAAAATAGTAGATAGTGGTGATACTAGATTTATAAAAGATGATATAGTATCACGAAGGGTATTTAAAGAGGAAAATGAACAATATATAAAATTAGGTGGAGAGCCTGCTATTGCTGAACCTATATTATTAGGTATCACAAGGGCTGCTATTGGAAGTGATAGTATTATTTCTGCTGCTTCATTCCAAGAAACTACAAAAGTATTGACAGAGGCATCTATTGCAGCCAAAGTGGATACTTTAAAGGATCTAAAAGAGAATGTTGTATTGGGTCGCATGATACCAGTTGGAACTGGAATCTATAAAGATAAGATATTTAGGGTTAAGAGCGTAGAAAGTTAA
- the rplL gene encoding 50S ribosomal protein L7/L12, translated as MAITKEDVLEFISNLSVLELSELVKEFEEKFGVSAAPTVVAGAGAAVGAGAAAEEKTEFSVVITDSGDKKINVIKVVREVTGLGLKEAKDATEQVPHTLKEGVSKEEAENIKKKLEEAGAKVEIK; from the coding sequence ATGGCTATAACAAAAGAAGATGTTTTAGAATTTATTTCTAATTTATCAGTATTAGAATTATCAGAATTAGTAAAAGAATTTGAAGAAAAATTTGGTGTTAGTGCAGCTCCAACTGTTGTTGCTGGTGCTGGTGCGGCAGTTGGTGCTGGTGCGGCAGCTGAAGAAAAAACTGAATTTAGTGTTGTTATCACAGATAGTGGTGATAAGAAAATCAATGTAATTAAAGTCGTAAGAGAAGTTACAGGTCTTGGATTAAAAGAAGCGAAAGATGCAACAGAGCAAGTTCCTCATACATTGAAAGAAGGTGTAAGTAAAGAGGAAGCAGAAAATATCAAGAAAAAACTTGAAGAAGCTGGAGCAAAAGTAGAGATTAAATAA
- the rplJ gene encoding 50S ribosomal protein L10 has translation MTKQDKAKLIEQLSSSFLDSNIIICDYKGLSVRELQVLRKNALQCSAKVQVIKNKLASIAFKNANIEGIALKDTNIFLWGKDQIALSKSAQKFADANKEKFVIKAGFFDGKVVDSKHIESISKLPSKEELIGMLLSVWTAPARYFVTGLDNLRKSKEA, from the coding sequence ATGACAAAGCAAGATAAGGCAAAACTTATTGAGCAACTTAGTTCTAGCTTTTTGGATTCTAATATTATTATTTGTGATTATAAAGGGCTTAGTGTAAGAGAATTGCAAGTATTAAGAAAAAATGCTTTGCAATGTAGTGCTAAAGTTCAAGTTATCAAAAATAAATTAGCAAGTATTGCATTTAAAAATGCTAATATAGAAGGTATTGCATTAAAAGATACAAATATCTTTTTATGGGGTAAAGATCAAATAGCTCTATCTAAAAGTGCTCAAAAATTTGCAGATGCAAATAAAGAAAAATTTGTTATTAAAGCTGGTTTTTTTGATGGTAAAGTAGTAGATTCTAAACATATAGAATCAATTTCTAAATTACCAAGTAAAGAAGAATTAATAGGTATGTTATTATCTGTATGGACTGCTCCAGCAAGATATTTTGTAACAGGATTGGATAATTTAAGAAAAAGCAAAGAAGCTTAA
- the rplA gene encoding 50S ribosomal protein L1: MMKKIAKRLQNLQTKIEKGKIYDLDSATTLVKSLASAKFDETVEIAMKLGVDPRHADQMIRGAVVLPHGTGKAVRVAVFAKGIKADEAKNAGADIVGDDDLVEEIKNGNLNFDMIIATPDMMAMVGKVGKILGPKGLMPNPKTGTVTLDVAKAVSNAKSGQVNFRVDKKGNIHAPLGKASFEANKIKDNLVELVKTINKLKPASTKGKYIRKTFISLTMSPSLEIDSQELIDIK, encoded by the coding sequence ATTATGAAAAAAATTGCTAAAAGATTGCAAAACCTTCAAACAAAAATAGAGAAGGGTAAAATTTATGATTTAGATAGTGCTACTACTTTAGTTAAGTCATTAGCTTCTGCAAAATTTGATGAGACTGTTGAGATTGCTATGAAACTTGGTGTTGATCCAAGACATGCTGATCAAATGATTAGAGGTGCTGTTGTTTTACCTCATGGAACAGGTAAGGCAGTGAGAGTTGCTGTTTTTGCTAAAGGTATAAAAGCTGATGAAGCAAAAAATGCTGGTGCTGATATCGTAGGTGATGATGATCTTGTTGAAGAAATTAAAAATGGTAATTTAAACTTTGATATGATTATTGCTACTCCAGATATGATGGCTATGGTTGGTAAAGTTGGTAAGATTCTAGGTCCAAAGGGATTAATGCCAAATCCAAAAACTGGAACTGTAACATTAGATGTCGCTAAAGCTGTTAGTAATGCAAAAAGTGGTCAAGTTAATTTCAGAGTTGATAAAAAAGGCAATATTCATGCTCCACTTGGTAAAGCTAGCTTTGAAGCAAATAAAATCAAAGATAATCTAGTTGAGTTAGTAAAAACTATCAATAAATTAAAACCTGCTAGTACAAAAGGTAAATACATTAGAAAAACATTTATATCTTTGACAATGAGTCCATCTTTAGAGATAGATTCTCAAGAATTGATTGATATTAAATAA
- the rplK gene encoding 50S ribosomal protein L11: MAKKVVGELKLQIPAGKANPSPPVGPALGQRGVNIMEFCKAFNEKTKDMGDFNIPVIITVYQDKSFSFVTKKPPVTDLIKKEANIKKGSDNPLKNKIGKLTKSQVESIAKLKMEDLNANDLEAAKKIVSGSARSMGIEIVD; this comes from the coding sequence ATGGCAAAAAAAGTGGTAGGCGAATTAAAACTTCAGATTCCAGCAGGTAAGGCTAATCCATCACCACCAGTTGGTCCAGCTCTTGGACAAAGAGGTGTAAATATTATGGAATTTTGTAAAGCTTTTAATGAAAAAACAAAAGATATGGGAGATTTTAATATCCCTGTTATTATCACTGTTTATCAAGATAAAAGTTTTAGCTTTGTTACAAAGAAGCCACCGGTTACAGATTTAATAAAAAAAGAGGCTAATATTAAAAAGGGATCTGATAATCCTTTGAAAAATAAGATAGGAAAGCTTACTAAAAGTCAAGTTGAATCTATTGCAAAGTTAAAAATGGAAGATTTAAATGCTAATGATTTAGAGGCTGCTAAGAAAATTGTTTCTGGTAGTGCTAGAAGCATGGGCATAGAAATAGTTGATTAA